The sequence below is a genomic window from Paenibacillus sp. DCT19.
TTAACTTCAAGGTTCATGTATATTTAAGAAAAATTTATTTAACTTAAATATAATTAATGTAATGAGAATAGAGGTCAACGATGAATTTAGAACAAATGATATATGTGCTCGAAGTTGAGAAGACAAAATCGATTACCGTCGCTGCCGAAAACTTGTCTGTCACGCAATCTACGATCAGTCAAGCCATTACTCGTATGGAGCATGAATTGGGCGTGAAGCTATTTAATCGATCTCGTAATGGAGCTTATCTGTTAGAACATGGCAAGTCAATTTTGGATAAGATGAGAACTGTTGTGGATACGGTGCAAATGATGAGGGAAGATGCACAGTATATTGGGGAATCGATTCATGGAGAATTGCGATTATCTGCGATACCGGGAGGTGTTCCTGGTATTATTCCTACCATTGCAAGTATGAAAAAGCGCTATCCCGATCTGAAATTTGAGTTATCCGAAAGTTCAGCTCGTAGCATTATCAAAGATGTCCGCAACAAAGAGATTGATCTCGGTTTGATCGCTTTATACAAAGATGATATGGAAAACCATTTGCTAGGACTGCATTTTGTCCCTATTGATGAAGGTGTGATGCACGCATGTGTGAATCACACGAATCGCCTAGCCGGCAAAAAGTCAATTACGATGCATGAGTTGAAACATGAGACCCTTGTCCTGTTTAATGATGAATTGGTAGATCAATTTGTAACACAGCTTTCGCAATTGGTAGGAGAGGTGGATGTCTTGTTTCGTACTAAAAACTCAGAAGTGGTCAATGCGGCTCTTGCTCAGTTGAATGCGGTTACGATCGGTCATGAATACTCCTTCACACACGATCGTAGTGTGCTGCATCATGACTTTACCATCCTCAAAATTGAAGGCATGCAACGTGTCATTTCTATTGGCTGGGTTATGCGTGAGAATAAATTAACCCATCGCCTCGTTAGACGTTTCCTTGATCGCTTCCAATACAAGAGATAACGATTATCAGAGGTGTTAAATGAATCCGGTGAATCATGAAAATGGAATGATTTTTAATATTTGCTGCTTGCGTATACAATTTTTATACGTCAATAAGCTAATTATGAAAGGATTAGATCAAGATTAATCATCAATTATTCAATTCAATCGAAGAAATCGAACCATGCTTGCAAGATCATTCCTTAGTTCTACTATATGTTTCACAAGAAGACTGTACGGTCTGTCACGCCATTCTCCCCAAATTAAAGACGTTGCTGACAGACTATCCTCACATACAATTAGTGCAAGTGGATGCACAGCAGGTACCGGAGGTAGCGGGGCAATTTTTAATTTTCTCCGTTCCAACATTAATTATGTTCTATGACCAAAAAGAGCTGTTCAGGGAAGGTAGATTCGTCCAGTTCGAGTCTCTTGAAAAACGTATAGATCAAATTTACAATGCTATAGAATTATAAAACTAGAGTGCCAAACGTCTTAGTACCTGAGAGTCTTATGCAAGAGCAGAGAGGAGTTACTCATAATAGATAGCCTCGTAAGGAAATGCTAACTTATTCAACCGGTATTCTTTGGGTGACATGGACATATATTGCCGAAAAACTTTGCCGAAATAGCTTGGGCTCTCAAAGCCGCATTGTTGACCGATTTGAGCAATCGGAAGTTCCGTTGTACGGAGTAGTCGGACGGCAACCTCAATTCGTCTATCCTTGAGATAAGCAAGCGGTGATGTTTTCTCCGACTTTTGAAATAATCTACATAAGTAATGTTTATTGATATCACAATGGCTAGCCAGTAGATCGAGCGTTAATGGCGTAGCATAATTTTCTCGAATGAACTTTTTGCATTTCTCGATTGTTGTTATTGAAAGGAGACCGATATCCCTCTCCGCATCCCGACTTGTCTGCACCAAGAGAAGCAACCACTGATAGACATGCATGGAGAGGCGATATTTGTCGGTCACTTTCTCTTGATGAATTAATTGAATGATCTGCCATAACTCTTGAATTAAAGGAGAGTCAGCGTTTCGCAGAATGACATACCCCTCATTATCATGAATCATATCCCATATTCGATTGGCTTCATCTCCACGAATGTTAATCCATATAAATTCCCAAGGTTCGTTGTTTTCTTGTTGATAGTAATAGCAATGTTCTCCGCTGATTTTAACAAGTAGTGCGTGCCCCTTAGGTAAAGGGATTGTCTGATTGTCAATATCCAAATAGCCTTGGCCATTAAGGTGTATTGAAAAACAACATGCCCCGGATCCGGTCTGTCATCACTTGGGCAACGATATTCTTCACTTGAGACGATCTGCCATCCAATGGAGTCCAGTGTCATGATTGATGTATCGTCATTACGAAAAGCATAAGAGACCGTATGATTCATAACTTCACCCCTACCTAAAAAAGTCAATTATGTTATATAATACGTCACATTTTTTAGATTGTCTGTCTTTTTTTAGACCTGTAAGATAAATGTAAGCGGTAACATACGAAAGGATGGTGACTGTAATTTAGTGTTCGTTTGACAACAAGTAAGGCAGATTTTAATTTTTGGATAAAGGAGGAGCTAATCCGATGAACCGAAGAACTGTTTCCATCCAGAAATCGATGTTTGTATCTTTTCTAGCATTCCTTATGGTAATTTCATTGGCTGTACCTCCCGCTCCGGCACGTGCAGAGACATCCGACATCAAGGCGGGTCGTCAGGGGGAATATCTGAACCGTGGTCTGGTTGCGGTACTCGTGGACAACGGTGTTTTCTTAAGCTGGAGGTATTTAAACAATGATCCTGATGAGATCGCTTTCAACATATATAAAAACGGAACGAAAGTTAACGCGTCGCCTATAAGCGACGTGACAAACTATGTAGACACAACGGGCTTTGACAGCTCACAATATCAGATTTCCACGATCATTGCGGGCAAGGAGCAGATGGAGCCAGAGGTTGTATCGGTCTGGCATAACGATTATCTACCGATTCCGCTTGATAAACCGGCTGACGGTCGAACCAAGGACGGTGGGACTTACTCCTACTATGCGGGTGACGCTTCTGTAGCGGACTTGGATGGTGATGGCGAATATGAGATCGTCTTTCTGTGGAGTCCAAGCAATTCCAAGGACAATTCGCAGGCAGGATACACTGGTAATGTGTATATCGATGCGATCAAACTAGACGGCACGAAGCTGTGGAGGATTGATCTTGGTGTCAACATCCGCGCCGGAGCGCATTATACGCAATTAATGGTATACGATCTGGATGGCGACGGTAAAGCCGAAGTTGTGGTAAAGACCGCAGACGGCACGAAAGACGGACAGGGTACGGTCATTGGCGACGGCACGAAAGATTACCGCAATGAAGGCGGATACATACTGACAGGTCCAGAATATCTCACGCTGTTCAACGGTGAGACCGGAGCTGCCGTATCATCCGTGGATTATGATCCTCCAAGAGGTAACGTCAGCGATTGGGGCGATGGCTACGGTAACCGTGTAGACCGTTTCCTTGGCGCCATTGCTTATCTGGACGGTACGAAGCCAAGTGTGGTAATGAGCCGGGGTATTATACGCGCACCGTGCTTGTTGCTTATGATTATGTTGGCGGAGAACTCGTCAAGCGCTGGCGGTTTGACACCAATGAGGCAGGATCGCAATATCAGGCACAAGGTAACCACAATCTAAGTGTGCTGGATGCTGACAATGATGGCAAGGACGAGATCATGTTTGGCGCTTTAGCGATCGACGATGATGGCAGCTTGATGTATAGCACCGGACTCGGTCATGGAGACGCTATGCACGCGGGCAAGCTCGATCCGAACCGTGAGGGTCATCAGGTCGTAAGTGTGCATGAGCATTCCAATGCTGCATACGGACTTGAGATGCGCGATGCTGCTACAGGTGAAATTCTCTGGGGAGAAAAAACAGGTTTTGACACAGGTCGTGGGATGTCTGCAGACATTGATCCGAACCATCCAGGATACGAATCATGGGCAACGACGATTACTAACGGACAAAGTGTGCCTGTAACGAGTACCTACTCGGCTGCCGGAGAGGCTATCTACACTGCGGAAGAAGGACCAAAAACCGCAAACTTCGCCATTTGGTGGGATGGAGATCTTCAGCGGGAGCTGTTTGACCATGAATGGGATAACAGTACTGCCAGAGGCATTCCGCTCATTTATAAATGGGATTATGAAAACAAAAAGCTTGATGAAATCTTCCGGGCGACCGGTACGTTAACAAACAACCATACCAAAGGAAATCCGGCGCTTCAGGCGGATATTCTAGGGGATTGGCGTGAGGAAATTCTGCTGCGGAGTGAAGATAGTTCAGAGTATCGTCTCTATACAACGACCATTCCTACAGACTATCGCATCCCTACACTGATGCAGGATCCTGTGTACCGACTGGGCGTAGCTTGGCAAAATGTTGCCTACAACCAGCCGCCGCATACTGGTTTTTATCTTGGAGCAGAGTCAACTTCATTCCCTAAAGCTGATCTGACACTGACTCGCGCAGCGGAAATGCTGGAGTCTGTATACCGTTTTGATTTCGGAACAGATACAGCATCTGGAAGTACAGTTGTTCAAGATACGCTTTACACACAAGAGACGGGATATGGGTTCACAGATACAAGCAATGTTAATGTAGGTGTTAACGAGGTTTCTGTTGCGGCAGGTACGACATTTGCCGTTGATCTGCCGAACGCTAACTATAAGGTGACACTACGATTGGGAAGCGATGCGAATGATTCGAACGTTGGGGTCAAGTCCGAATTTGTCCAGAAGCTCGCTGTAACCAATGTAAAAGCAGGAGAACCCCTGGAGTATTCTTATGATATTGCCTTAGTAGATGGGCAGCTTGATTTTCTCTTCACGGGTACAGCCATAGACATCCAAGACATCATTATTGAGAAATATCCGGAGAAAGAGGCTGGTACAGCAACGACGATCTATATGGCCGGTGACTCAACGATGCAATCTTACAGTGAAATGCAAGCTCCGCAAGAAGGATGGGGTCAACAGTTTGGACGTTACTTCTCTAATGGAGCAGTGATTGTAAACGATGCAATCGGTGGACGTAGCAGTAAATCGTTCATGGTAGATGGGCGTCTGGATACAATTCTGCAGCGCATTAAACCAGGGGACTTCTTCTTCATTTCCTTTGGTCATAATGACGCTAGTGCAGGTATACCAGATCGGTATGCATCACCAGAGGACTACAAAATCTACTTATCCCGTTATGTGAACGGTGCTAAACAGCGCGGAGCTACGCCTGTACTGCTCACTCCGGTTGGACGCAGAGATTTCAATACGTTAACGCAGGAGTTCAACGTCAGCTTCCCGGCCTATGTGCAAGCAGCCAAAGAGGTGGCGCAGGAACTGAATGTGCCGCTGATTGATCTCAGCAAGTTAAGCATTACGTACTACAACAAAATTGGAAATACAGCTACGGAAAAAGTATTCCTATATGCTAATCCAGGTGAATATCCGAAGTATCCGAATGGAATTAATGATAACACCCATTTCAGCAGTTATGGTGCACAGCGAATTGCTGGATTGGTTGCTGGTGCGGTCAAAGACATGGGGCTCAGCATTTCCTCCCTGGTTATTGACCCGGATATAACTGAACCCGAGCCTGAGCCGGAAATCCAGCTCTACGAAGAGGACTTTGAAGGCGCTGCAGCGGACTATCAGTATGCGATGGTGAATGCGACTGGTATTGCGGGAACCATGGCGGGAACAGTAGTTGAACAGTCAGGAAATAAGGTACTGTCGGTCACAGGTTCCGGATCGGGTCATCGGGCGAAAGTATTCCGTTTGTTCGATGCTGTAAACGGCGATAAAGTGGACGTAAACTTTGACTGGCAGTCTGGCAATGTGAGTGCCTATCCGTCAGAAGGCCACCTCACGGTTCAGGATTCGAATGAAAATGCCCTGTTCACACTGTTTACGAAAACCGGAAGCACGAAAATTCATTATTTTGTCGGTGCATACAACCCTGACTACGGCACAGGGGATTCAGCTATACCTGAAGGGGAACGGCTACAGAGATCTCCAAGAACCAATGGGTTAACGTGGATGCATCCGTTAATTTTGCAGAGAAAACATTGGATCTGACATTAACGAATCAGGCGGATCCGACTATTACACAGACGATCCAAGATATTCCTATGAGTTCCATCGCATACGCAGATAACGTCAGAGCGATTCGTTTCCTGGGTACGAGAAAAGGCGGTGGAGGTACGCTGAACTGGACTACTCAAATTGATAATGTGCGAATTGAAGGAACTCAGCTTGCTTCAGAGGGCGGCGATCAGACAGCCTTGGTTGATCTGTACGATGAAGTTAAGGCGCTTGATCTGTCAGCATATACAGAAGAATCACAAGCCGTGGTCAATCGGGCATTGGCAGCTGCGGAAGCTATCTTTAATACAGAAGCAACGCAGGCTGAAATTGACCATACGTTTAACATGTTAACGGTCGCGAAGGAGTCTTTGACGAGTGAACCGGCCGAAGAGATCAACACGTACAAATTTGATTTTGGTTCTGGCAGTGCTGCCGAAGGATACATCAAGGTAGATGCCAAAAGAGCGTACATTGAGGGCAATAAGTATGGTTTTGCCGATACTGCTTTGACGAAAGATGAGAACCGGGAGACCGGGGATGCGCTCAAGGAGGATTTTACTCGAGTAAACGGCACTTCTTTCCTAGTGGAAATGGAGCCAGCTAATTACCGTGTAACGATGACCATAGGAGATGCAGAAGAATCAACCAGCGCGAATGTCGTTGTAGAGCAGATGACCAAACTGCCGCTCACAACGATTGCTAAGGGCGAGTTCAAAGAAGTAACCTATGATATTGCGCTCATCGATGGAATCTTTAACTTCAACTTCACTGGAAATGCACCGAAAATCAATGCGTTGACGCTGGAGCGTCTACCGGATAACAATGCAAGCGATAAGCCTATTGTCTATCTGGCTAGTGATTCCACTGTAGCCAATTACGCAGAGAACTATCGTCCGCAGGCAGGATGGGGCGAGACGCTGGGTCAATATTTTGATCAGAATGAAGTCAGCATTGATAACCGTGCAGTTGGGGATTGAGTAGCAAAACCTTCCTGGTCGGTGGATACCTTAACGATATTTTGCTCGACATCAATGAAGGCGATTATCTATTCATGCAGTGGTCTCATAATGATTCCACACCGTCCCGTCCAGAGCGTTATCTAACGCCAGAGCAGTTTAAAGTGTATTTGAAAGAATACATCAACGGTGCTCTGCAAAGAGGGGCGATTCCGGTTCTGGTCACGCCAGTCAACCGTCGTGATTTTACTGGAGAGGTGCTGAACAAGAGCTTTCCGGAATACGTTCAGGCGATGAAGGAAACGGCACAGGAGACGGAAACGCTCATTATTGATCTGAACCAAGCTAGCTGGGAGTATTTCCAAGAGCTTGGCACAGAAGGAACGAAATCGATATTTATGTGGGTAGGCACAACGGAAGACAATACACATTTGCAGATGAATGGAGCAATCAAAGTATCTGAACTTGTGGCAGGTCTTGTGAAAGAATTGAATATTCCGCTGTCAGCTCACGTTAAATTGGAAGGAGAGAATCCAGATCAGGAAGCTCCGCATACCACGGTAACCGTGGAAGGGGAAGAACATGACGGGTGGTACACTTCTCCAGTACAAGTAACCTTTACAGCAAGTGACGAAGACTCCGAGGTTGAAGGGACTTATTATCAAATCAATGGTGGCGAAACGGTGAGTGGCACACAGTTGACTCTAACTGAGGAAGGTACACACACGATCACTTACTGGAGCGTCGATGTGGATGGTAACAAGGAAAGTGAGCAGACTTTGACCATATCCATCGATCTCGTTCCACCAACCATCGAAATTCATGGTCAAACGGAGTACACGATTGATCAGCACGTGGAAATTGGCTATACAGCCTCGGATGCGGTATCCGGTGTTGCAGAGCCAGAGGGTATACTTCTGGACACTCCAGCTTATACATTGGAACCCGGCCTGAATCAGGTCACAGCAACAATCTCCGACATAGCTGGTTGGGAACAGACAGTAGAATATAGCTTTGCGGTGATAGCTACATTCGACAGCTTGATTAATCTGACCAACTCCTTTGCTGACGAATCAAGCGATCCAAATGCAAGCGTTCTTGCTGATCAGCTTGTGAACACATTGCAACAAGCGCAACAGGCTGCGAATGATCGTGAAGGAGCAAAAGCACGTCAACTGCTCGCATCCTATGGCAGTGACGTTCAAGGAGCTAGAGGAACCGTATTTACGGATGAGCAGGCCAATGTACTGCTTAAATGGGAGGAATGGCTCCATCAAGCAACACCACTAGCGAACGGGGCTCCAGGGACACCGGTGCTGTCGGACAATAACGGATACGACACTGGACTGAAAGATGGAGATTATACTGTCACGATGAATTTGTGGTGGGGCAATAACGGCAACCAGTTCAAACTGTATGAGAATGGTGAGTTGATTAAAGAGGTTTCTCTGGTTGATCAATCGCCATCCGCTCAGTCTGTAAAAGTTGATATTACTGGAAAGAAAAATGGTACCTATATTTATACCGGGGAATTAATCAATGCACTAGGTACGACCATGAGTGTTCCATTGACCGTCATCGTTACAGATGCAACCCCAGGGCAAGCTGTACTGTCGAACGACAACTGGGATGGTGATGGTAACTATAACGTCACGATGAACCTGTGGTGGGGAACAAATGCTACTGAATATGAGCTATATGAGAATGGAGTTCTGATCGATACACAATCGCTACAAACGAATACACCTAATGCACAGTCTGCGGTTACCGCCATCTCTGGAAGATCACCAGGAAGCTATGAGTATGAAGCTGTACTTCGTAATTCTTCCGGGGCAACCAGATCATATCCATTACAAGTGACGGTACGATAGTAAACTGTAACGTTTGAAGTATTCCATTAATATGTGGTAATTAAAGCTACAACTAGAGTACAATATTATTAGAAACAAAAAGGTGCTATTTCTCATAAATTTGAGGAATAGCACCTTTTTATATGCGCTCCGTGTAAGAGCGTTTGACTGATTTTAATATTCATCTGCAAGCATGAAAGGAAATTGACCTATGGAGAAATTGTCATCCATACGTGCTTAGTTATTATTTATTGAGGACATCCGCGTATTCAGAGATACGATCAAATCGTCCTTTGGCAAACGGGCATAAGGGTAAAATCTTAATACCGTTTTCACGTGCGTACTCCACCATCGCTTTGAGCAGTTTATCGCCAAGACCTTGTCCTCGATAAGCATTTTCAACTAAAGTATGATCAATAATGTAGAGTTCCGGACTTGAGATCACATACGTCATTACTGCGGCTATGTCGCCGTTATCTTGAATAAGAAATCTTTTATTAGCTGGTTCATGTTCTACGTTATGCATGTTCATCCTCTTTCCTTGTTGAATATTTACCGTCCAGAAGTTTATACGTCAATGCTCCGCTTGGACAAGTGTCAATATGCCGGGCAATGCCCTCCGAAGTGTCCGCATCTGGATCAATCCAAGGACGTTTACTTAAATTAAAAACCCCAGGCAGACCTTTTACGCAAATGCCGGAATGAATACAGACATCCGAATTAAACATGACCTCGATGTCTTTACCGTAGTATACTTTCTCCTTAGTCATAGTTCCTTCACATCTTTCACTTTAAAGTTTGTTTACAGATCTAGATTCATTCTTTAATTGAGAGCCGTCAGAATTCTTTCCAATAGGTATTCATGGCAAGCCGTGTCTGTCAGTCTCTCGATGTCCGAATTATAATGAGGAATCCTAGATAAGTCAACGTGACGAATCTTCTTATACATTGGTGCAAGCTGTCCTTTAAAAGAGAACAATTGGCTTGGCAAGCATATCGAAGGACAAGAACTTGTACTGATTGCCGAAATAAACAAAGAATCCAGCGCAAGTAGCTATTGAGGCTTTAACTGTGACTGAGTAAATTATTATTAGTAGTAAGTTATCGTATTCTTCATCGCAGTGTACTACTTTCGTATGACTACAAGCTCCTATAATTCTCTCTACAATGTTTAGATGTCGTAGAATTATAGGAGCTTTTTTTGTGTGAAGACAATGAGGATACTTTTATCTGAAATGCAACGAAATGAATACAAGGAGCGATCATGAGTGAAACAAACGGTTACGAATAAAGTAACAGGTGAACAAATTACGTTTATAGAGACGGCAAAGGATACGAACGGTGAATATTTATTAATTGAAGTCGCACTACCGCCACGTGGCAAAGGTCCACCCCTACATATTCATGATCACTTCGAAGAGGAATTTGAAGTGATCGCTGGTACGCTCACAGTTACCTTGGGTAAGACAAAGCACTTGTTAGAGACTGGAGAAGGTTGTATTGCCCCGCTCAGAACACCACACACATTTACAAACGAGCACGATACTCCTGTTATATTTCGCGTTCGATTAACTCCACCAAGCAAGTTCGAGCAATCCGTTCGCATTCATTACGGGCTTATGAACGATGGATTAACCGATGAGAAGGGCAATCCCAAATCTCTCGCCCATACCGCTTTAATATTAACATTACAGAACACACTGATCGTTGGTATTCCACTCTGGCTGCAACGTTGTCTCTTTGGACTAATCATCAAGCGTGCTCGTAAAAAAGGCATTTATGCTGTGCTAGAAAAGTATACGGGACAGGAATTCTGATGAACGATGAGAAGGATAACTGGAAAAGTTAAAAATAGGCAAGGGGGAAGATCGTAAACATGCGTCAACATTGGATAATCAATAAAAAACGATGGTTAATTTCATTAGTCGTCATAATGCTATTCGTCAATACGTATTCCGCAGCTGGGGCATACGAGGAAAGTGAAGTCAGCTCGGTGATGGCTCAAAATCCTATTTTGTTTAAAACACCTGTTGCTCTAGCCATAAATGATCAAGGCATGATCCACGTTGCTGACTATGGTAAAAATCGAATCGTAGTATTAGATCCTGTTGGGAGATATATTGCGGAGTGGGGCGGGATGGGAAGCGGCAATGGACAATTTAATTACCCTAGTGGGATCGCCTTCGATTCACACAGCAATATATATGTTGTGGATAGAGAGAACCACCGAATCCAGAAATTTGACGCGAATGGCAACTATCTGGCGCAATGGGGAAGTCTGGGCAGTGGAGATGGGCAATTTCGAAATCCTTCAGGAATTGCAATCGCTTCTAACGATATCCTGTATGTGGGCGATCGTGATAACCAAAGAATCCAACGATTTGACACCAACGGAAACTTTCTAGGCCAATGGGGAGTCAGGGCAATGGAGACGGGCAGTTTAACCGCCCCTACGGGATAGCGATTGATGGAAGGGGTCACGTCTATGTAACGGATTCCGAATTGCATCGGATCCAAGAATTTGATGCTAATGGCATATTCTTGAACAAATGGGGAAGTCAAGGGTCTGATGATGGACAGTTTCGATTTCCTTTTGATATTACGGTCGATAACAGAAACGGTCATATCTACGTCCCCGATGCTCAAAACAATCGAATCCAAAAGTTTGATCTGGATGGAAATTTTATAAGTCAATGGGGCAGCGCGGGGAGTGGAGATGGACAATTCAGTTTTCCAAACGGTGTAGCGCTTGATCGAAACGGTGACGTCTATGTATCCGAAGCTACCAATCATCAAGTCCAAAAATTCAATGCGAATGGAAATTTCCTCAATAGGTGGTCTGGCACAATTACAGTTCCCGAAGCACTTAAAGTTCAGCTGGATGCACAAGGCGGAACGGTGCATCCAGCTGAACAAGTCAAGCAATATCATGCGACGTATGGCGAAGGTTCGGATGGCGTGACCGTAGATCATTTGCCTAAGCCGGAGCGAGAAGGTTATACATTTGAAGGGTGGTTTACTGAAGCCGATGGAGCAGGACTTGAAGTAACCAATACCTCTCGTGTCACCAGTTTAGAAGATCATACGCTTTACGCCAAGTGGACGTTGAATTACCCGTCCATTCCAGTCATTCGTTCCGTTGAAGCAGGTGACTCTTCCGTCACGCTTAAATGGAAAGCCATTCCCAACGCAGACGGGTATAACCTTTACCAAAGGACAGAGACTGGCTCGTATGGAGCTCCCATTATAATAACTGATCGGTCTGTACTTCATTACACATATGAAAAGCTTACAAACGGCACACGTACTTTTTTCAAAATAGAAGCGTTCAATCGTAGGGGGCAAGCGGGGCTTCATTAGAAGTCAATGCTGTGCCGAGTGCGGTTCCGACCATCACTTCTGTGATTGTGCCGGCGAACGGCAACTATACAGCTGGTGATACGCTCAACTTTAGGATCAATTTCAACGAACCCGTGACGGTATATGGCTTTTCGTCGCTGGGACTTAACATTGGTGGCATTATACGGCAAGCAAATTATGTAGGCAGCAGTGGTTCCTCTACCTTAAACTTTAACTATACGGTTCAAAATGGGGATTCGGACTCCAACGGAATTAGCATCGTCGCTTTTGCGCTTAACGGAGGAACTGTGCGGAGCAATGCCGGAGTCAATGCGTCCTTATCTCTAACAGGGGCTGTGATTCCATCCACTGCCGGCATCATCGTTAATGGGCATAATCAATATACACTGCGCTATGATGGCAACGGAAACACGGGG
It includes:
- a CDS encoding cupin domain-containing protein, giving the protein MKQTVTNKVTGEQITFIETAKDTNGEYLLIEVALPPRGKGPPLHIHDHFEEEFEVIAGTLTVTLGKTKHLLETGEGCIAPLRTPHTFTNEHDTPVIFRVRLTPPSKFEQSVRIHYGLMNDGLTDEKGNPKSLAHTALILTLQNTLIVGIPLWLQRCLFGLIIKRARKKGIYAVLEKYTGQEF
- a CDS encoding InlB B-repeat-containing protein; its protein translation is MPSAVPTITSVIVPANGNYTAGDTLNFRINFNEPVTVYGFSSLGLNIGGIIRQANYVGSSGSSTLNFNYTVQNGDSDSNGISIVAFALNGGTVRSNAGVNASLSLTGAVIPSTAGIIVNGHNQYTLRYDGNGNTGGSVTSDVYSHVSGETVRVVGNSGVLTKDGFTFAGWNNSASGTGKDYAEGSTFVMGANHMTLYAKWNAITPIINNDAKLTHLSISGTALTPGSVRV
- a CDS encoding InlB B-repeat-containing protein; translation: MGSQGNGDGQFNRPYGIAIDGRGHVYVTDSELHRIQEFDANGIFLNKWGSQGSDDGQFRFPFDITVDNRNGHIYVPDAQNNRIQKFDLDGNFISQWGSAGSGDGQFSFPNGVALDRNGDVYVSEATNHQVQKFNANGNFLNRWSGTITVPEALKVQLDAQGGTVHPAEQVKQYHATYGEGSDGVTVDHLPKPEREGYTFEGWFTEADGAGLEVTNTSRVTSLEDHTLYAKWTLNYPSIPVIRSVEAGDSSVTLKWKAIPNADGYNLYQRTETGSYGAPIIITDRSVLHYTYEKLTNGTRTFFKIEAFNRRGQAGLH
- a CDS encoding LysR family transcriptional regulator; its protein translation is MNLEQMIYVLEVEKTKSITVAAENLSVTQSTISQAITRMEHELGVKLFNRSRNGAYLLEHGKSILDKMRTVVDTVQMMREDAQYIGESIHGELRLSAIPGGVPGIIPTIASMKKRYPDLKFELSESSARSIIKDVRNKEIDLGLIALYKDDMENHLLGLHFVPIDEGVMHACVNHTNRLAGKKSITMHELKHETLVLFNDELVDQFVTQLSQLVGEVDVLFRTKNSEVVNAALAQLNAVTIGHEYSFTHDRSVLHHDFTILKIEGMQRVISIGWVMRENKLTHRLVRRFLDRFQYKR
- a CDS encoding (4Fe-4S)-binding protein, which codes for MTKEKVYYGKDIEVMFNSDVCIHSGICVKGLPGVFNLSKRPWIDPDADTSEGIARHIDTCPSGALTYKLLDGKYSTRKEDEHA
- a CDS encoding 6-bladed beta-propeller gives rise to the protein MRQHWIINKKRWLISLVVIMLFVNTYSAAGAYEESEVSSVMAQNPILFKTPVALAINDQGMIHVADYGKNRIVVLDPVGRYIAEWGGMGSGNGQFNYPSGIAFDSHSNIYVVDRENHRIQKFDANGNYLAQWGSLGSGDGQFRNPSGIAIASNDILYVGDRDNQRIQRFDTNGNFLGQWGVRAMETGSLTAPTG
- a CDS encoding GNAT family N-acetyltransferase, whose translation is MHNVEHEPANKRFLIQDNGDIAAVMTYVISSPELYIIDHTLVENAYRGQGLGDKLLKAMVEYARENGIKILPLCPFAKGRFDRISEYADVLNK
- a CDS encoding thioredoxin family protein, with amino-acid sequence MQDHSLVLLYVSQEDCTVCHAILPKLKTLLTDYPHIQLVQVDAQQVPEVAGQFLIFSVPTLIMFYDQKELFREGRFVQFESLEKRIDQIYNAIEL
- a CDS encoding AraC family transcriptional regulator codes for the protein MDIDNQTIPLPKGHALLVKISGEHCYYYQQENNEPWEFIWINIRGDEANRIWDMIHDNEGYVILRNADSPLIQELWQIIQLIHQEKVTDKYRLSMHVYQWLLLLVQTSRDAERDIGLLSITTIEKCKKFIRENYATPLTLDLLASHCDINKHYLCRLFQKSEKTSPLAYLKDRRIEVAVRLLRTTELPIAQIGQQCGFESPSYFGKVFRQYMSMSPKEYRLNKLAFPYEAIYYE